A genomic segment from Lemur catta isolate mLemCat1 chromosome 9, mLemCat1.pri, whole genome shotgun sequence encodes:
- the BCL2A1 gene encoding bcl-2-related protein A1, giving the protein MKQLEPLLSGRQKMSDCEFGYTHRLAQDYLEYVLQVPQPGSGPSKTSRVLQNIAFSVQNEVEKHLKPCLGNFNVASVDAARTVFNQVMEKEFEDGIINWGRIVTVFAFGGILIKKLLRERTALDVDTYKEISYFIAEFIMNNTGEWIRQNGGWEHGFVKKFEPRPAWLTFLEVTGKICDMLSLLNY; this is encoded by the exons ATGAAGCAGCTCGAGCCTCTGCTCTCCGGCAGGCAGAAGATGAGTGACTGCGAGTTTGGGTACACCCACAGGCTGGCCCAGGACTACCTGGAGTATGTCCTGCAGGTACCGCAGCCCGGGTCGGGTCCAAGCAAGACGTCCAGAGTGCTGCAAAACATCGCATTCTCAGTCCAAAACGAAGTTGAAAAGCATCTGAAACCATGCTTGGGCAATTTCAATGTTGCGTCCGTAGATGCTGCCAGAACGGTGTTCAATCAAGTGATGGAAAAGGAATTTGAAGATGGCATCATTAACTGGGGAAGGATTGTGACCGTATTTGCATTCGGAGGTATTCTCATCAAGAAACTTCTACGGGAGCGGACTGCCCTGGATGTGGATACTTACAAGgagatttcttattttattgctgagttCATAATGAATAACACAGGAGAATGGATACGGCAAAACGGAGGCTGG GAACACGGCTTCGTAAAGAAGTTTGAACCTAGACCTGCCTGGCTGACTTTTCTGGAAGTTACGGGGAAGATCTGTGACATGCTGTCCCTCCTCAACTACTGA